The proteins below come from a single Roseiflexus sp. RS-1 genomic window:
- a CDS encoding aspartate kinase: MVVMKFGAVAVSDASRVNDLVRIVRHAIDEGEAVVVVCTAIADLTNLLIGAGRAAARGNLTAAEQARRELWQRHRTLAERLVTDDWERETLYRAWADLLKSFDRIVRAIATLGEHSPRSSDAVAAIGERFIGLLLAVALRRGGVAAQLIDGAELIVTDDHFGNARPLPEETTARARARLLPLTQSRIVPVVTGYIGATRQKITTTLGRGGGDYSATLIAAALEADEVVIWTDVPGILTADPKLVPEARTLPELSYIEATEIATLGAEVLHPRSLTPLANRNIPLHIRSLEQPHIPGTRIVAAPHISSDTARTIISAPSISLIEISMSPLAAAELGWAPDLAARILAELTGCGIEVLTFAQSFSERGLVLAVRATDAEYAYERIEACLQPERDSKALRAISLRAPVALVAVISAPESTRLAPRALTALARVQGTVLAMVHGNTSRHLSFIVPEEELSAVVRALHRELMAG; the protein is encoded by the coding sequence ATGGTTGTGATGAAATTCGGTGCAGTTGCGGTCAGTGACGCCAGCCGGGTTAATGATCTGGTGCGTATCGTCCGCCACGCTATCGACGAAGGCGAAGCGGTCGTGGTTGTATGTACCGCGATTGCGGACCTGACCAACCTGTTGATCGGCGCAGGACGCGCCGCAGCGCGCGGTAACCTTACTGCCGCCGAGCAGGCGCGCCGCGAATTGTGGCAACGCCACCGCACGCTCGCTGAACGCCTGGTAACCGATGACTGGGAACGCGAGACTCTCTACCGGGCATGGGCTGACCTGCTCAAATCGTTCGACCGGATTGTACGCGCGATTGCGACGCTCGGTGAACATTCGCCACGCAGCAGCGACGCCGTGGCTGCTATCGGCGAACGCTTCATCGGGTTATTGCTGGCAGTGGCGCTGCGGCGCGGCGGGGTTGCGGCGCAGTTGATCGATGGCGCCGAGTTAATCGTGACTGATGATCACTTTGGCAATGCACGCCCGCTACCGGAGGAAACCACTGCACGGGCCCGCGCACGCCTGCTGCCGTTGACCCAATCGCGGATCGTTCCAGTGGTGACCGGGTACATCGGCGCGACTCGCCAGAAGATAACCACGACGCTTGGGCGTGGCGGCGGCGATTATTCGGCAACGCTGATCGCCGCTGCGCTCGAAGCCGATGAAGTCGTGATCTGGACAGATGTGCCCGGCATTCTTACTGCCGATCCGAAACTGGTGCCCGAAGCACGCACACTGCCGGAACTGTCGTATATCGAAGCCACTGAGATCGCCACCCTTGGCGCGGAGGTGCTCCACCCACGCTCCCTGACTCCGCTCGCCAATCGCAACATTCCGCTGCACATCCGCAGCCTGGAACAACCCCACATTCCGGGCACGCGAATCGTTGCCGCACCGCACATCTCTTCTGACACAGCACGCACGATCATCTCGGCGCCGTCCATCAGTCTGATCGAGATCAGCATGAGTCCTCTGGCGGCAGCTGAACTTGGATGGGCGCCGGACCTGGCGGCGCGTATCCTGGCAGAATTGACCGGATGCGGCATCGAAGTGCTGACCTTCGCGCAGAGTTTCAGCGAACGAGGGTTGGTGCTGGCAGTGCGTGCCACCGATGCCGAGTATGCCTATGAGCGTATCGAAGCCTGCCTGCAACCAGAGCGGGACAGCAAGGCGCTGCGTGCGATCAGTTTGCGTGCGCCGGTGGCGCTGGTGGCGGTCATCAGTGCGCCGGAGAGTACACGTCTGGCGCCGCGCGCGCTGACAGCGCTGGCGCGGGTGCAGGGCACGGTGCTGGCGATGGTTCACGGCAACACCTCACGGCACCTGTCATTCATCGTGCCAGAAGAGGAATTGAGCGCCGTCGTGCGTGCCCTGCACCGTGAATTGATGGCGGGATAA
- a CDS encoding methylenetetrahydrofolate reductase translates to MKSFSEFQRRLQAGHIVVTGEIAPPRGASRATVERLALGLRDAVDAINLTDNQRGLGRMSALGAGIIIRQLGLEPIVQMTCQHRNRIALQADVLSGAACGITNFLAMTGDHPKIGDHPDAKNVLDLNSFQLLKMLRTMRDEGKFQSGVALTEAPRFFLGGVANPNIERVARLERKIQFGAEFIQTQILFDLDRFRQWMADARAAGLHQKAYILAGIMVVKSAQSARFLRDHLPGSRVPEWVIERMERAAHPEEEGIAIAAELAQELLAIEGVRGVHIMSVGWTKAIPQVVARAGLIPRPPAPPADDVQE, encoded by the coding sequence ATGAAGAGTTTCAGCGAATTCCAGCGGCGATTGCAGGCCGGTCATATCGTCGTAACCGGTGAGATCGCGCCCCCTCGCGGCGCTTCGCGCGCCACGGTCGAACGCCTGGCGCTTGGTCTGCGCGATGCGGTCGATGCCATCAATCTGACGGATAATCAGCGTGGTCTGGGGCGCATGTCGGCGCTTGGCGCTGGTATTATCATCCGCCAACTCGGGCTGGAGCCGATTGTGCAGATGACGTGCCAGCATCGTAACCGGATCGCACTCCAGGCGGATGTGTTGAGTGGCGCAGCATGCGGCATCACCAACTTCCTGGCGATGACCGGCGACCATCCCAAGATCGGCGACCATCCCGATGCCAAGAATGTGCTGGACCTCAATTCATTCCAGTTGCTCAAAATGCTGCGCACGATGCGTGATGAGGGGAAGTTCCAGTCAGGCGTTGCGCTGACCGAGGCGCCGCGCTTTTTCCTCGGCGGGGTCGCCAACCCGAATATCGAGCGCGTTGCCCGGCTCGAACGCAAGATCCAGTTCGGCGCAGAGTTCATCCAGACGCAGATCCTGTTCGACCTTGATCGCTTCCGCCAGTGGATGGCAGACGCGCGCGCCGCCGGGTTGCATCAAAAGGCGTATATTCTCGCCGGCATTATGGTGGTCAAATCGGCGCAATCGGCGCGCTTCCTGCGCGACCATCTGCCGGGTTCGCGCGTGCCCGAATGGGTGATTGAGCGGATGGAACGCGCCGCGCATCCCGAAGAAGAGGGGATCGCGATTGCCGCTGAACTTGCGCAGGAATTGCTCGCCATCGAAGGAGTGCGCGGCGTTCATATCATGTCGGTCGGATGGACGAAGGCTATTCCTCAGGTCGTTGCGCGCGCCGGATTGATCCCACGCCCGCCAGCGCCGCCAGCAGACGATGTTCAGGAATAA
- a CDS encoding universal stress protein yields MNLLIYAGPGPWRNEALATAAQFAGRVATLVTLVTGGGMSNAPLLDDALARLRLPPDVEVRRRVVEGTPQEAIMTVVDEMTYHLVIFGRFQRPLERLLPLRRSDALTRRLRSAVLRVHGPARPIRRILLASGGDQHTFATAGYTAQLAAPLGASITLLHVVSQQPIVFEALAPSISDEATFLESQTPEATTLQQVAAWLHARGIAVAIRVRFGLVLDEILTELDEGDYDILAVGTHHAAGPLDRVLLEDLTGDLLDRCPRTVLVARRMPRD; encoded by the coding sequence ATGAACCTGTTGATCTACGCTGGTCCCGGTCCCTGGCGCAACGAAGCGCTCGCCACCGCCGCTCAGTTTGCCGGGCGTGTTGCGACGCTGGTGACCCTGGTGACGGGCGGTGGTATGAGCAATGCCCCCCTGCTCGACGATGCACTTGCACGATTGCGCCTTCCACCTGATGTGGAGGTCAGGCGCCGGGTGGTGGAAGGCACGCCGCAAGAAGCGATCATGACCGTCGTTGACGAAATGACGTATCACCTGGTCATCTTCGGACGTTTTCAGCGTCCGCTGGAACGTCTGCTGCCCCTCCGCCGCAGCGACGCGCTGACGCGCCGTTTACGCTCCGCCGTCCTGCGGGTGCACGGCCCGGCGCGCCCCATCCGGCGCATTCTGCTTGCCAGCGGCGGCGATCAGCATACCTTCGCCACCGCCGGATACACGGCGCAACTGGCAGCGCCCCTCGGCGCTTCTATCACGCTGCTGCATGTCGTCTCCCAGCAACCAATCGTGTTCGAGGCGCTGGCGCCATCGATATCCGACGAAGCAACCTTCCTGGAAAGCCAGACGCCAGAAGCGACGACGCTGCAACAGGTGGCGGCATGGCTGCACGCGCGCGGGATCGCCGTCGCAATCCGGGTGCGCTTCGGTCTGGTGCTGGACGAAATCCTGACAGAACTGGACGAGGGCGATTACGACATCCTTGCGGTCGGAACCCATCATGCCGCCGGGCCCCTCGATCGTGTGCTGCTCGAAGACCTGACCGGCGACCTGCTTGATCGCTGCCCGCGCACCGTGCTGGTCGCCCGACGCATGCCTCGTGATTGA
- a CDS encoding MBL fold metallo-hydrolase, producing the protein MSLFQPITTHTAYIPGANNLGIVLTDDGGAIAIDTGLDRDTGRLVRRALDEAQRQLRAIISTHHHADHIGGNEYLVRNLPNVAVYAARLEAPLIEHPLLEPIYLSLGATPPSALRTKWLMAKGVPVQHIIDGDAIEIAGTTLEIVALPGHSIGQIGVAVDGVCFAADGFFGPEVISKHGIPYAHDVAAQLASLDRLAMRKERFFLPGHGALTPQSELDAAIRINRLAIERAMHAVRDALSEPGDTLTVARRVQRTLGLTITGLPQYAIFVAAVAAHLSHLESTGAATLIMTDEGAVWRGGS; encoded by the coding sequence ATGTCATTATTCCAGCCAATCACGACTCATACCGCATACATTCCGGGCGCTAATAATCTGGGCATTGTTCTGACCGACGATGGCGGCGCGATTGCGATTGATACCGGTCTCGACAGAGATACCGGTCGTCTGGTGCGGCGCGCACTCGATGAGGCGCAGCGCCAGCTGCGGGCGATCATCAGCACACACCATCACGCCGACCATATCGGCGGCAATGAGTATCTGGTGCGCAACCTTCCCAATGTCGCCGTCTACGCCGCGCGTCTGGAAGCGCCCCTGATTGAACATCCGCTCCTCGAACCGATCTACCTGTCGCTTGGAGCAACCCCGCCATCTGCCCTGCGCACCAAATGGTTGATGGCAAAGGGCGTGCCGGTTCAGCACATCATCGATGGCGACGCCATCGAGATAGCCGGGACGACGCTGGAAATCGTGGCGCTGCCGGGGCATAGCATCGGACAGATCGGCGTTGCCGTCGATGGCGTCTGTTTCGCCGCCGATGGGTTCTTCGGTCCTGAGGTGATCTCGAAGCACGGAATCCCGTATGCACACGACGTTGCTGCTCAACTTGCATCGCTGGATCGCCTGGCAATGCGAAAAGAACGTTTCTTTCTGCCGGGTCATGGTGCATTGACGCCGCAGAGTGAACTGGACGCGGCGATCCGGATCAATCGGCTTGCCATCGAACGTGCAATGCATGCGGTACGCGACGCACTCTCCGAACCCGGCGACACATTAACCGTCGCGCGTCGGGTGCAACGCACATTGGGACTGACCATCACAGGGTTGCCGCAGTATGCCATTTTTGTCGCAGCAGTTGCTGCCCACCTCAGCCACCTCGAATCGACAGGTGCGGCAACGCTGATAATGACCGATGAAGGCGCCGTATGGCGTGGTGGGTCATGA
- the metG gene encoding methionine--tRNA ligase produces MPDNILVAVAWPYANGPFHVGHIAGAYLPADVFARYQRLRGNRVLMVSGSDCHGTPITIAAEREGITPQDVIRRYHPTFLKTFQTLGISFDLFTQTYTDNHYRVTTDIFLRLLENGYLYKETMVGSYSETLGRFLPDRFVEGTCPNCGYPRARGDQCDGCGHLHDPQDLIAPRSVLDGAPVTFRETEHFFLDLAKLEPQLRAWLDSVDRSYWRPNTLLFTQNWLREGLRGRAITRDLEWGVPVPVDDPTFKDKRIYVWFDAVIGYYSASIEWAQRSGAPDAWQEWWVCRPDGSSPARSYYFIGKDNIPFHTIIWPAILIGYGDLALPYDVPANEFLNLEGDKMSTSRNWALWAPEIEERYQSDAIRYYLIANGPETRDSNWSWADFVQRVNSELVATWGNLANRVISLTHRNFGAVPQPGALIDADRQLIAATQQAFEQVTTLLEGVKLRAALQEAMALAQTANQYLSDQEPWKLVKSDQERAATVLFVALRTVDTLKTLFCPFLPFSSQRLHELLGYSGTIAPQPYVEETDAPDGAPRLILTGDYTTEAGLWTPSVLAPGQPIHAPAPLFQKLDESIVADELARLHAKVRS; encoded by the coding sequence ATGCCCGACAACATTCTGGTCGCAGTTGCCTGGCCCTACGCTAACGGTCCGTTCCATGTCGGTCATATTGCGGGCGCGTATCTGCCCGCCGATGTTTTCGCGCGCTACCAGCGCTTGCGCGGCAACCGGGTGCTGATGGTCTCCGGTTCTGACTGCCACGGGACGCCAATCACCATCGCCGCCGAGCGTGAGGGTATTACGCCGCAGGATGTCATCCGACGGTATCACCCGACGTTCCTTAAAACCTTCCAGACGCTCGGTATTTCGTTCGACCTGTTCACGCAGACGTATACCGACAATCACTACCGGGTGACGACCGATATCTTCCTGCGCTTGCTGGAAAACGGCTATCTCTACAAGGAAACAATGGTCGGCTCGTACTCTGAGACGCTGGGACGCTTCCTGCCGGATCGCTTCGTTGAAGGAACATGCCCGAACTGCGGGTATCCGCGCGCGCGCGGCGATCAGTGCGACGGTTGCGGGCATCTGCACGATCCGCAAGACCTGATTGCGCCGCGTTCGGTGCTCGATGGTGCACCGGTTACCTTCCGCGAGACCGAGCATTTCTTCCTCGACCTGGCGAAACTTGAACCGCAGTTACGCGCCTGGCTCGACAGCGTTGACCGGAGCTACTGGCGCCCGAATACGCTCCTGTTTACCCAGAACTGGCTCCGCGAGGGGTTGCGCGGGCGCGCCATCACCCGCGACCTGGAGTGGGGCGTACCGGTGCCGGTTGATGACCCGACGTTCAAGGACAAACGCATTTACGTCTGGTTCGATGCGGTCATCGGCTATTACTCGGCGTCAATCGAATGGGCGCAGCGCAGCGGCGCGCCGGATGCATGGCAAGAGTGGTGGGTGTGCCGTCCCGATGGTTCGTCGCCAGCGCGGTCGTACTATTTCATCGGCAAGGACAATATTCCGTTCCACACGATCATCTGGCCCGCGATTCTTATCGGCTATGGCGACCTAGCGCTCCCCTATGATGTGCCCGCCAACGAATTCCTCAATCTCGAAGGCGACAAAATGAGCACCAGCCGGAACTGGGCGCTCTGGGCGCCAGAGATTGAGGAGCGGTATCAATCTGATGCCATTCGTTACTACCTGATCGCCAACGGACCGGAAACGCGCGATAGCAACTGGAGTTGGGCGGATTTCGTGCAGCGCGTCAATAGCGAACTTGTGGCGACGTGGGGGAACCTGGCGAACCGTGTGATCAGCCTGACGCACCGCAATTTTGGCGCGGTGCCGCAACCCGGCGCATTGATCGACGCCGACCGTCAGTTGATCGCTGCGACGCAGCAGGCGTTCGAGCAGGTGACGACGCTGCTCGAAGGGGTCAAATTGCGCGCAGCATTGCAGGAGGCGATGGCGCTGGCGCAGACAGCCAATCAGTATCTCAGCGATCAGGAACCGTGGAAACTCGTCAAGAGCGATCAGGAGCGCGCGGCAACCGTGTTGTTCGTGGCGCTGCGCACGGTCGATACGCTGAAAACGCTCTTCTGTCCGTTTTTGCCGTTCAGCAGTCAGCGCCTGCACGAGTTGCTCGGCTACAGTGGAACCATCGCACCACAGCCATACGTCGAAGAAACCGACGCGCCGGATGGCGCGCCGCGCCTGATCCTGACCGGTGATTACACCACAGAGGCAGGCTTGTGGACTCCCAGTGTACTTGCGCCAGGACAGCCGATTCACGCGCCGGCGCCTCTGTTCCAGAAACTGGATGAATCGATCGTGGCGGACGAACTTGCGCGTCTGCACGCAAAAGTGCGTTCGTGA
- a CDS encoding Txe/YoeB family addiction module toxin: protein MLRDAVFQPEFRDDLSCWVEKDRRTALRIMTLIEAIMRDPFTGTGKPEPIRYLGADVWSRRITQEHRLVYVVSDDRIDFLQARYHSTD from the coding sequence ATGCTGCGTGATGCTGTGTTCCAGCCAGAGTTTCGCGATGATCTGAGCTGCTGGGTTGAGAAGGACAGGCGAACCGCATTGCGCATCATGACCTTGATCGAAGCCATTATGCGCGATCCTTTCACCGGTACAGGCAAACCAGAACCGATCAGGTATCTGGGTGCGGATGTCTGGTCGCGGCGGATCACTCAAGAGCACCGTCTGGTGTATGTCGTCAGTGACGACCGGATCGATTTCCTTCAAGCGCGCTATCACTCCACCGATTGA
- a CDS encoding type II toxin-antitoxin system Phd/YefM family antitoxin produces the protein MPVQTTYTQACARLAALLDDVVNNRDIVIIQRRSGEDVALIAADELQSLLETVHLLRSSANAERLLAALTRARQRNGTPQSIDDLRREVGLVENE, from the coding sequence ATGCCCGTCCAGACGACCTACACGCAGGCGTGCGCCCGACTGGCAGCGCTGCTCGATGACGTGGTCAATAATCGTGATATTGTTATCATTCAGCGTCGCAGCGGTGAAGATGTTGCCTTGATAGCTGCCGACGAATTGCAGAGCCTGCTTGAAACAGTGCATCTTCTCCGCTCGTCAGCCAATGCGGAGCGTCTGCTGGCGGCGCTCACACGGGCGCGGCAACGCAATGGAACGCCACAGTCCATTGATGACCTGCGTCGTGAGGTAGGGCTTGTCGAAAACGAGTAA
- a CDS encoding cupin domain-containing protein — protein sequence MHFARYLERLATTLPRGATVYVFSPDGIVYTVSRNSIRRLDPTRRAEDCVDMLRFIDTGQYTRYLIGSASTSDDNPANATFKLGFVHPHSAFTPHAHGAEHFVLSMGYASCGLYDHDQEAVAHVRLIPGSLLHIPAMMPHSFNNRANAPLPLVIANTGMGIDHEDYAITAAMAEERARRGDEAAERLVAALRKLEAEMASERVHADVSLRERLAGFLRRLAGVLEGGA from the coding sequence ATGCATTTTGCCAGATATCTCGAGCGCCTCGCAACCACTCTTCCACGCGGTGCGACTGTCTATGTCTTCAGTCCAGACGGGATCGTCTATACAGTGAGCAGGAACTCGATCCGTCGCCTGGATCCGACCCGACGCGCCGAGGATTGCGTCGACATGCTGCGTTTTATCGATACCGGGCAGTATACGCGCTACCTGATCGGTTCCGCCTCTACCTCGGACGACAATCCGGCGAATGCCACCTTCAAACTCGGATTTGTTCACCCGCACAGCGCCTTTACCCCCCATGCACACGGCGCGGAGCACTTCGTGCTGAGCATGGGGTATGCGTCGTGCGGGTTGTACGACCACGACCAGGAGGCAGTCGCTCACGTGCGATTGATTCCCGGCTCACTGCTCCATATTCCGGCAATGATGCCCCATTCGTTCAACAATCGCGCCAATGCGCCGTTACCATTGGTGATTGCCAACACCGGCATGGGCATCGATCACGAGGACTATGCGATTACAGCGGCAATGGCGGAAGAGCGCGCCCGTCGCGGCGATGAGGCGGCGGAGCGCCTGGTTGCCGCGCTGCGGAAACTGGAAGCAGAGATGGCATCTGAACGTGTGCATGCAGATGTGTCGTTGCGTGAGCGTCTGGCAGGGTTCCTGCGTCGGCTTGCTGGCGTACTGGAGGGAGGCGCATGA
- a CDS encoding asparagine synthetase B family protein: protein MIETTITESVSGRLASWIEPDGRRSETYRLDGLVAAGSVRLFNRASLIDALRRDGVSLPDDCADGMILLRLYTQYGSRGFALANGMFALAILDGEDLILVRDHAGARTLFYTRFEERWVASASLGALRSLIGQHARLNLNAVRSFLTFAYLPGDETLIDGVYEMRPGRCLRLCADGARREDVFWEPREYEWCEADPPEVYAQRLRNLLEQAVAARLPVNQDVGVFLSGGIDSSLVTALAARLHDRPVRTYAINFGDEYPNELAYSGLVAAHCRTTHTVLTFDGKTVADHLAETVALLDCPVGDPLTTPNLLLARAAARDGLAVILNGEGGDPVFGGPKNLPMLMFEFHRDDPDPAARARAYLRSYQKCYGELDRLLTPDVLEALRDAPSLERHVQPYLESPRMTSFLNRLLYTNLRTKGAHHILPKVERLTAASGVEGRSPLFDPHLIDAAFATPPALKLHGLQEKWILKLAVRDLLPETILNRPKSGMLMPVQYWLHGPLREMANDLLLGSQAQARGLFREQTVRVWMQGRGLIWRRHGQFIWLLLTLELWLRAYRL from the coding sequence ATGATTGAGACGACAATCACAGAATCGGTTAGCGGTCGTCTTGCCTCCTGGATCGAGCCCGACGGACGTCGGTCGGAAACGTACCGGCTCGATGGTCTGGTTGCGGCTGGCTCGGTGCGGTTGTTCAACCGTGCCTCTCTGATCGATGCGCTGCGGCGCGATGGCGTCTCATTGCCGGACGATTGCGCCGATGGGATGATCCTGTTGCGCCTGTACACACAGTATGGTTCGCGTGGCTTTGCGCTTGCCAATGGTATGTTTGCGCTCGCCATCCTCGACGGCGAAGACCTGATCCTGGTGCGCGATCACGCTGGAGCGCGCACGCTGTTCTATACCCGCTTCGAGGAACGATGGGTCGCTTCTGCGTCACTGGGCGCGTTGCGTTCCCTGATCGGTCAGCATGCGCGCCTGAACCTGAATGCCGTCCGTTCGTTCCTGACGTTTGCCTATCTGCCGGGTGACGAAACGCTGATCGATGGCGTGTACGAGATGCGTCCAGGGCGTTGTCTCCGCCTGTGCGCCGATGGTGCGCGCCGTGAGGACGTCTTCTGGGAGCCGCGCGAATATGAATGGTGCGAAGCTGACCCGCCAGAAGTATATGCACAGCGGTTGCGCAATCTGCTCGAACAGGCGGTTGCTGCACGCCTGCCGGTCAACCAGGACGTGGGGGTCTTCCTCTCTGGCGGCATCGACAGCAGCCTGGTCACTGCGCTGGCAGCACGGTTGCACGACCGACCGGTACGCACGTATGCGATCAATTTTGGCGATGAATACCCCAACGAACTGGCGTACTCCGGTCTGGTCGCTGCACACTGCCGTACAACGCATACTGTGCTCACATTCGATGGAAAGACTGTCGCCGACCATCTGGCGGAAACCGTTGCCCTGCTCGACTGTCCGGTCGGCGACCCGCTCACCACGCCCAACCTGCTCCTGGCGCGCGCCGCAGCGCGTGATGGTCTGGCGGTGATCCTGAACGGCGAAGGCGGCGATCCGGTGTTTGGCGGTCCCAAGAACCTGCCGATGCTGATGTTCGAGTTCCACCGCGATGATCCAGACCCGGCGGCGCGGGCACGCGCCTATTTGCGCTCGTATCAGAAGTGCTACGGCGAACTGGATCGGTTGCTCACCCCCGATGTGCTGGAAGCGTTGCGTGATGCGCCATCGCTGGAGCGCCACGTGCAACCGTACCTCGAGTCGCCGCGCATGACCTCGTTCCTGAACCGTCTGCTGTACACCAACCTGCGCACGAAAGGCGCGCACCACATTCTGCCGAAAGTCGAGCGCCTGACCGCAGCCAGTGGTGTCGAAGGGCGTTCGCCGCTGTTTGACCCGCACCTGATCGATGCTGCATTTGCGACACCGCCTGCTTTGAAACTCCACGGTTTGCAGGAAAAATGGATCCTGAAGCTCGCAGTGCGCGATCTTCTTCCGGAGACCATTCTGAACCGTCCCAAGAGCGGTATGTTGATGCCGGTGCAGTACTGGCTGCACGGTCCGTTGCGCGAGATGGCGAACGACCTGTTGCTGGGATCACAGGCGCAGGCGCGGGGTCTCTTTCGTGAACAGACGGTGCGTGTCTGGATGCAGGGCAGGGGTCTGATCTGGCGGCGTCACGGTCAATTCATCTGGTTGCTGCTCACGCTGGAACTGTGGTTGCGCGCATATCGATTGTAG
- a CDS encoding ribonuclease activity regulator RraA, whose protein sequence is MIPNEIVSVDRLPPADITLPVQGRIVRPERALIEQLRDVSSAAACATLYAMGIRSAFIHGPLPRTPGRRVVGPAVTLQFMPQREDIPSGMGAEHAEKSSALWQVFETIEPGDVLVVQAFGDLSTGCVGEMLTTYFKGRGGAGMVVDGCVRDWARIRELDVPLWSVGFTPNYTTQGGLMPWGFNVPVACGRALTLPGDIIIADDDGAVVVPQQLASEVVRVARHHAEWEDFSRMKLAQGGSPQVYYPLSDEGRREYEAWRQERLTGEG, encoded by the coding sequence ATGATTCCCAACGAGATTGTCAGCGTTGATCGGCTGCCCCCCGCCGACATCACCCTGCCGGTTCAGGGGCGCATTGTGCGCCCTGAGCGGGCGCTGATCGAGCAGTTGCGTGATGTGAGCAGCGCGGCGGCATGCGCAACGCTCTATGCCATGGGGATCCGCTCCGCGTTCATCCATGGTCCACTGCCGCGCACTCCCGGTCGCAGGGTCGTCGGTCCGGCGGTGACACTCCAGTTCATGCCGCAGCGCGAGGATATTCCTTCGGGCATGGGCGCGGAACACGCCGAGAAGAGCAGTGCGCTATGGCAGGTGTTTGAGACGATTGAGCCGGGTGATGTGCTGGTTGTGCAGGCGTTCGGCGATCTGTCCACCGGTTGCGTGGGTGAGATGTTGACGACGTACTTCAAAGGGCGCGGCGGTGCAGGCATGGTTGTCGACGGGTGCGTGCGCGATTGGGCGCGCATTCGGGAACTCGATGTGCCGTTGTGGTCGGTCGGGTTCACACCGAACTACACCACTCAGGGCGGTCTGATGCCGTGGGGCTTCAATGTACCGGTGGCATGCGGACGGGCGCTGACGCTGCCGGGTGACATTATTATTGCCGACGACGATGGGGCAGTGGTTGTGCCGCAACAACTGGCGAGCGAAGTGGTGCGGGTAGCGCGTCATCACGCGGAGTGGGAAGATTTCAGTCGCATGAAACTGGCGCAGGGCGGCTCACCCCAAGTCTACTATCCGCTGAGCGACGAAGGTCGCCGCGAGTATGAAGCGTGGCGTCAGGAAAGGTTGACGGGTGAAGGTTGA
- a CDS encoding GNAT family N-acetyltransferase produces the protein MKPPASHPYRHPDDLEGVIDLILTCRAEAPTDPWPPVHDIRARLSAQPGISNDARVWVDDRERPVAFAMIWEGNIFLYHALPQAGDETLEMHALTWATERARTLAEQCGERTVLCVPVRDDDHHRMALLARAGLRLEEWHMIRMRRWLHQPIADPSIPPGFTLRTVAGESEAPALVDLHHAAFATASETVAERVAWMRSPAYDPRLDLAAVAPDGALAAFCRCSVCAEENTRPGFSAAWIDLIGVHPAYRRRGAGRALLLLALRTMRAIGIAQALLSVGSWNTPAQRLFESCGFAVACRIVWHVYDAEMEMAV, from the coding sequence ATGAAGCCGCCTGCGAGCCATCCGTATCGTCACCCCGACGATCTTGAGGGGGTGATAGACCTGATCCTCACGTGCCGCGCCGAAGCGCCCACCGATCCCTGGCCCCCCGTTCACGACATCCGCGCGCGGCTCAGTGCACAACCCGGCATCTCGAACGATGCACGGGTGTGGGTCGATGATCGTGAACGTCCTGTCGCTTTCGCAATGATCTGGGAGGGTAACATCTTCCTGTACCACGCTTTGCCACAGGCTGGCGACGAAACGCTTGAGATGCATGCGCTCACCTGGGCGACTGAACGGGCGCGCACTCTTGCGGAACAGTGCGGCGAGCGCACCGTCCTCTGCGTTCCTGTGCGTGATGACGACCATCACCGCATGGCATTGCTGGCGCGCGCCGGTCTGCGTCTCGAGGAGTGGCATATGATCCGTATGCGCCGCTGGCTCCATCAACCGATTGCCGATCCTTCCATTCCTCCCGGTTTCACGCTGCGCACCGTCGCCGGTGAGTCCGAAGCGCCTGCGCTGGTCGATCTTCATCACGCCGCATTCGCAACTGCATCCGAAACGGTGGCAGAACGGGTGGCGTGGATGCGCAGCCCGGCATACGATCCGCGGCTCGATCTGGCGGCTGTTGCGCCGGACGGTGCGCTGGCGGCATTCTGTCGCTGTTCGGTCTGCGCGGAGGAAAATACGCGACCTGGATTCAGTGCTGCCTGGATTGACCTGATCGGCGTGCATCCCGCGTACCGACGACGGGGCGCAGGGCGCGCGCTGCTGCTGCTGGCGTTACGAACCATGCGCGCGATCGGGATCGCGCAGGCGCTGCTCAGCGTTGGGAGCTGGAATACCCCGGCGCAGCGCCTGTTTGAGTCGTGCGGATTCGCCGTCGCCTGCCGCATCGTCTGGCATGTGTACGATGCAGAGATGGAGATGGCGGTATAA